One genomic segment of Clostridium estertheticum subsp. estertheticum includes these proteins:
- a CDS encoding ATP-dependent Clp protease proteolytic subunit, whose product MSANKSWDIFFDDEVKELTKMNLPDPETLDYYERTRNREIFWNFDIDDSLVDFSLMIIKWNKQDKGKSPEERTPIKIFINSNGGELPAVLNFINVIQLSKTPVYTIGLGKTYSSGGLMLLAGSKGHRYVFQDTTALIHSGSTGAMGNTDKVLDNFEFTQRQEKRVKDFIVANTNITDKLYTKNYRKDWWLMSDEIITLGLADKIVADLEEIF is encoded by the coding sequence ATGAGCGCAAATAAAAGCTGGGATATATTTTTTGATGATGAGGTTAAGGAATTAACAAAAATGAATCTACCAGACCCAGAAACCTTAGATTATTATGAGCGGACTAGAAATAGAGAAATTTTTTGGAACTTTGATATTGATGATAGTTTGGTTGATTTTTCATTAATGATTATAAAGTGGAATAAACAAGATAAAGGTAAATCTCCTGAGGAGAGAACTCCAATTAAGATCTTTATAAATTCTAATGGGGGTGAATTACCTGCGGTGCTCAATTTTATAAATGTTATACAACTTTCTAAAACGCCAGTGTATACAATAGGACTCGGAAAAACTTACAGTTCGGGTGGATTAATGTTACTTGCTGGTTCAAAAGGCCACAGATATGTGTTTCAGGATACAACAGCACTAATTCATTCTGGTAGTACAGGGGCTATGGGTAATACGGATAAAGTTTTAGATAATTTCGAATTTACTCAAAGACAAGAAAAAAGAGTTAAAGATTTTATTGTCGCAAACACAAATATTACAGATAAGCTCTATACAAAAAATTATAGAAAGGATTGGTGGTTAATGTCTGATGAAATTATTACACTCGGACTTGCGGATAAAATTGTAGCTGATTTGGAAGAGATATTTTAG
- a CDS encoding VOC family protein, producing MKLNKIHHIAIICSNYERSKKFYVNILGLDIIKEVYRKDRESYKLDLGVSGNYQIELFSFKQSPKRPSYPEARGLRHLAFEVDNIDEGIKELNDKNVLTEDIRIDEITGKRFTFFSDPDDLPIELYEK from the coding sequence ATGAAGTTAAATAAAATTCATCATATAGCAATTATTTGTTCGAATTATGAAAGGTCTAAAAAATTCTATGTTAATATTTTAGGATTAGATATAATTAAAGAGGTATACAGAAAGGATAGAGAGTCATATAAACTTGACTTAGGTGTTTCTGGAAATTATCAAATAGAATTATTCTCTTTTAAGCAATCACCTAAAAGGCCTAGTTACCCTGAAGCAAGAGGATTAAGGCATCTTGCTTTTGAGGTGGACAATATAGATGAGGGTATAAAAGAACTAAATGATAAAAATGTTCTTACTGAAGATATTAGAATTGATGAAATTACGGGAAAAAGATTTACTTTTTTTAGTGATCCAGATGATTTACCTATAGAATTATATGAAAAATAG
- a CDS encoding response regulator — protein sequence MKRVLITDDATFMRMSLKSMLEKCGFEIVGEAENGLVAIEKYKILKPDIITLDITMPIMDGLAALKNIKAVDKNAKVIMISAMGQESIVREAIISGAMGFVIKPFTQETITKAFSKF from the coding sequence ATGAAGAGAGTTTTAATTACAGATGATGCAACATTTATGAGGATGTCATTGAAAAGTATGCTTGAAAAGTGTGGATTTGAAATAGTTGGAGAGGCTGAAAACGGATTAGTAGCGATAGAAAAATATAAGATTCTTAAACCGGATATCATAACCCTTGATATTACAATGCCAATAATGGATGGACTTGCCGCATTAAAGAATATAAAGGCAGTTGATAAAAATGCTAAAGTTATTATGATTTCTGCTATGGGACAAGAGTCGATTGTTAGAGAAGCTATAATTTCAGGTGCAATGGGTTTTGTAATAAAACCGTTTACTCAGGAAACAATAACAAAAGCTTTTAGTAAATTCTAA
- a CDS encoding DUF1292 domain-containing protein, producing the protein MGNEKEYLSKMNDTYVKAHGDLFLKIYSNEFRDDTLKNKVKALKFEKISLEFIDIIDKSIKASNKLMHFVVDDTKEVSDYYKKYRGQLDQVQNCSKCECIDCAYECNFSSCGNCLSGCRVKTCDKKENCIIESTKTLELYDDNKERNVEFEILAIVESKSYDKKYILLQEKENEDNKQMYIMTDGLSDTEYINIENEEELENIAGLFMES; encoded by the coding sequence ATGGGTAATGAAAAAGAATATTTAAGTAAAATGAATGATACTTATGTAAAAGCTCATGGTGATTTATTTTTAAAGATATATTCTAATGAGTTTCGTGATGATACATTAAAGAATAAAGTTAAAGCCTTAAAATTCGAGAAAATATCTTTGGAGTTTATTGATATAATAGACAAATCTATTAAAGCGTCTAATAAGTTAATGCATTTTGTTGTAGATGATACTAAAGAGGTTAGTGATTATTACAAGAAGTATAGAGGTCAATTAGATCAAGTTCAAAATTGTTCTAAGTGTGAATGTATAGATTGTGCATATGAATGTAACTTTAGTTCTTGTGGTAATTGTTTATCAGGATGCAGAGTTAAGACCTGTGATAAAAAAGAAAATTGCATAATAGAAAGTACTAAGACACTTGAATTATACGATGATAATAAAGAAAGAAATGTTGAATTTGAGATATTAGCAATAGTAGAAAGCAAATCTTATGATAAAAAGTATATACTGTTGCAAGAAAAGGAAAATGAGGATAATAAACAAATGTATATTATGACTGATGGACTATCAGATACTGAGTATATAAATATAGAGAATGAGGAAGAACTGGAAAATATAGCTGGACTATTCATGGAGAGCTAG
- a CDS encoding glycoside hydrolase family 2 TIM barrel-domain containing protein: MDFKIPSLEWLSDTSVFAVNRIEAHSDHKYYLTKEEESSGKMDLRQSLNGNWKFSFAVNPSSRIKDFYKPEFDCHCFKDIEVPAHIQLQGYDKPQYINTMYPWDGHSELLPPEVSKEYNPVGSYVKYFDIDENIKGGPVYISFQGVENAFYLWLNGEFIGYSEDSFTPAEFDLTKLIKDGENKLAVEVYKRSTGSWLEDQDFWRFSGIFRDVYLYSVPETHIQDLFVKTNLDKSYKNAVLNLDLKIKGEINSTIDLELMDKDGIVVVKDIGTSLAKIISLDLNVNDVELWSAENPYLYTLFAIIRGLDGEVVEVVSQKVGFRSFEMINKIMTINGKRIVFKGINRHEFNCRKGRAITKEDMLWDILFLKQNNINAVRTSHYPNQTHWYELCDEYGIYLIDETNLETHGSWQKMGKIKPDWVIPGSKKQWLDIVLDRATSMLERDKNHPSILIWSCGNESFGGENIYKMSKYFREKDPSRLVHYEGIFWDRSFNKTSDMESRMYAKVFEIEEYLNNDPEKPYISCEYMHAMGNSCGALHKYVELESKYQLYQGGFIWDYIDQFLIKKDKFNQEVMAYGGDFDDRPTDYNFCGDGIVYADRKPSPKVSEVKKLYQNIKLITDKDGVLVKNENLFIDTSDYILEYCLEFNGKEIYKDFITVIVKPCEEKYVRFKLPEVKIFGEYALNVSFKLKNSNIWAEALHVVAFDQYVFNVEGTIDAKKLTKIQVVHGDVNIGVKNDDFSVLFSKQEGGMVSLRYDGIEMITRAPMPIYWRAMTDNDKGTNHGFRCGQWLQASMFQSCIDVKVIEDDYSITVEYTYALLAGIQAEVKIAYTVYSNGEIKVSCDYKGVKGMPELPIFGMAFKLSSDYDNFKWYGKGPEENYVDRLHGATLGIFEKLVEENISGYIVPQESGNHTGVRWAKIKDKNGFGIEFEGSKVPFELGVSPYTAFELQNAYHHNELPKVNYTVVTIAAKQMGVGGDDSWGAPVHKEYLIDSSKDIHFEFTMRKCLE, from the coding sequence ATGGATTTTAAAATACCAAGTTTAGAGTGGCTTTCTGATACATCAGTTTTTGCTGTTAACAGAATTGAGGCTCACTCAGATCATAAATATTATTTGACAAAAGAAGAAGAATCAAGTGGAAAAATGGATTTGCGTCAAAGTTTGAATGGAAATTGGAAGTTTAGTTTTGCAGTAAATCCAAGCTCTAGAATTAAAGATTTTTATAAACCTGAATTTGATTGCCATTGTTTTAAGGATATAGAAGTTCCTGCACATATACAACTTCAAGGTTATGATAAACCTCAATATATAAATACCATGTACCCTTGGGATGGGCATAGCGAGTTATTACCACCTGAGGTATCTAAAGAATATAATCCTGTGGGAAGTTACGTAAAGTATTTTGATATTGATGAAAATATTAAAGGAGGACCTGTATATATTTCTTTTCAAGGAGTGGAAAACGCTTTTTATCTTTGGTTAAATGGTGAATTTATAGGGTATAGTGAGGACAGTTTTACCCCGGCAGAGTTTGATTTAACTAAGCTTATTAAAGATGGAGAAAACAAGCTGGCTGTAGAGGTATATAAGAGATCAACTGGAAGCTGGCTAGAAGATCAGGATTTTTGGCGTTTTTCGGGAATATTTAGGGATGTGTATTTATATTCTGTTCCAGAAACTCATATTCAAGATTTATTTGTGAAAACGAACCTAGATAAGTCTTATAAAAATGCAGTATTAAATCTAGATTTAAAAATAAAGGGAGAAATTAATTCTACCATAGATTTAGAGCTTATGGATAAAGATGGAATAGTGGTAGTAAAAGATATAGGAACATCTTTAGCAAAGATCATATCATTAGATTTAAATGTTAATGACGTAGAACTTTGGAGTGCTGAAAATCCATATCTTTATACCTTATTTGCTATAATTCGAGGACTTGATGGAGAAGTAGTTGAAGTAGTCAGCCAAAAGGTTGGATTTAGAAGTTTTGAAATGATAAATAAGATTATGACCATAAATGGCAAACGTATAGTGTTTAAGGGCATAAATCGTCATGAATTTAACTGTAGAAAAGGTAGAGCTATTACTAAAGAAGATATGTTATGGGATATATTATTCTTAAAGCAAAATAATATAAATGCTGTGAGAACTTCTCATTATCCTAATCAAACACATTGGTATGAGCTTTGTGATGAATATGGCATATATTTAATAGATGAAACTAATTTAGAAACTCATGGATCTTGGCAAAAGATGGGTAAAATAAAACCTGATTGGGTTATTCCTGGCAGTAAAAAACAGTGGTTAGATATTGTACTTGATAGAGCAACGTCCATGCTTGAAAGGGATAAGAATCATCCGTCCATTTTAATATGGTCTTGTGGAAATGAATCCTTTGGTGGAGAAAATATATATAAGATGTCAAAGTATTTTAGAGAAAAAGATCCTTCAAGATTAGTTCATTATGAAGGTATATTTTGGGATAGGAGCTTTAATAAAACTAGTGATATGGAAAGCAGAATGTATGCTAAGGTTTTTGAAATTGAAGAGTATTTAAATAATGATCCAGAAAAACCATATATAAGCTGCGAGTACATGCATGCCATGGGAAATTCCTGTGGAGCACTGCATAAATATGTGGAGCTTGAAAGCAAATATCAGCTTTACCAAGGTGGGTTTATTTGGGATTATATCGATCAGTTCTTAATTAAAAAGGATAAGTTTAATCAGGAAGTTATGGCTTATGGAGGAGATTTTGATGATAGACCAACGGATTACAACTTCTGTGGAGATGGCATAGTTTATGCAGATAGAAAACCATCTCCAAAGGTTAGCGAGGTAAAAAAACTTTATCAAAATATAAAATTGATTACTGACAAAGATGGAGTTTTAGTTAAAAATGAAAATTTATTTATAGATACTTCAGATTACATTTTAGAGTACTGCTTAGAGTTTAATGGAAAAGAAATTTACAAAGACTTTATAACAGTTATTGTTAAGCCTTGTGAAGAAAAATATGTAAGGTTTAAACTCCCTGAGGTGAAAATTTTTGGAGAATATGCTTTGAATGTATCATTTAAGCTTAAAAATAGTAATATTTGGGCAGAGGCTTTGCATGTGGTAGCATTTGATCAGTATGTATTTAATGTAGAGGGAACTATTGATGCTAAAAAATTAACTAAGATTCAAGTTGTCCATGGAGATGTAAATATTGGAGTTAAAAATGATGATTTTAGTGTCTTATTTTCAAAACAAGAAGGTGGAATGGTATCTCTTAGATATGATGGCATAGAAATGATAACTAGGGCGCCAATGCCTATTTATTGGAGAGCTATGACGGATAATGATAAGGGAACTAATCATGGATTTAGGTGTGGACAATGGCTTCAAGCAAGTATGTTCCAAAGTTGCATTGATGTAAAGGTAATTGAAGATGATTATAGCATTACTGTAGAATATACATATGCACTTCTAGCAGGAATACAGGCTGAAGTTAAGATAGCCTATACTGTATATTCTAATGGTGAAATTAAAGTAAGTTGCGATTATAAAGGTGTTAAAGGAATGCCTGAGCTCCCTATATTTGGAATGGCATTTAAATTATCCTCGGATTATGATAATTTCAAGTGGTATGGCAAGGGACCAGAAGAAAATTATGTGGATAGACTTCATGGAGCAACACTTGGAATTTTCGAAAAATTAGTGGAAGAAAATATTTCTGGGTATATTGTACCTCAGGAAAGTGGAAACCATACTGGGGTTAGATGGGCTAAGATAAAAGATAAAAATGGATTTGGTATTGAGTTTGAAGGGAGCAAGGTACCATTTGAATTAGGAGTATCTCCATATACAGCATTCGAGCTTCAAAATGCATATCATCACAATGAACTACCAAAAGTTAACTATACAGTAGTTACAATTGCAGCAAAGCAAATGGGAGTTGGTGGTGATGATAGCTGGGGAGCACCAGTTCACAAAGAATATCTTATAGATTCCTCAAAGGATATTCACTTTGAATTTACAATGAGAAAATGTTTAGAATAG
- a CDS encoding ABC transporter ATP-binding protein, whose translation MESSESIISIKNLQMSYGNKLVLNGINLEIPRGQIIGYIGTNGAGKSTTIKIMLGILEGYSGTVEILGQDISNGSIEYKKKIGYVPELADIYENLTAYEYISFLGGIYGLEEKKLIERSEKLMGLFAMDNVINSRISSYSKGMKQKLLIICSLIHNPDILFFDEPLSGLDANSVMVFKEVMKTLAKGGKTIFYSSHIMDVVEKVSDRIILLNAGLIVADGSFEELNNNQMEGSLEEIFNQLTGFNEHTAIAEEFVSLVEEV comes from the coding sequence ATGGAAAGCTCAGAAAGCATAATATCAATAAAGAATTTACAAATGAGTTACGGTAACAAGTTAGTGCTTAATGGTATAAATTTGGAGATTCCTCGCGGCCAGATTATAGGATATATAGGGACTAATGGTGCTGGTAAAAGCACCACTATAAAAATAATGTTAGGTATATTAGAAGGATACTCTGGAACGGTTGAAATACTCGGACAAGATATTAGTAATGGAAGTATAGAATATAAAAAGAAAATAGGTTATGTACCAGAGCTTGCTGATATATATGAAAATTTAACTGCTTATGAGTATATAAGCTTTTTAGGCGGAATATATGGTCTAGAAGAGAAAAAACTTATAGAGAGATCAGAAAAGCTAATGGGACTATTTGCAATGGACAATGTTATAAATTCTAGAATATCCTCATATTCAAAAGGTATGAAGCAAAAACTACTTATAATATGTAGTTTAATTCATAACCCTGATATATTATTTTTTGATGAACCGTTAAGTGGACTGGATGCTAATAGTGTTATGGTGTTTAAAGAGGTTATGAAAACTCTTGCAAAGGGAGGGAAAACAATATTTTATTCATCGCATATAATGGATGTTGTAGAAAAGGTAAGTGATAGAATAATACTATTAAATGCTGGACTAATAGTTGCTGATGGTAGTTTTGAGGAACTAAATAATAATCAAATGGAGGGTTCACTTGAGGAGATATTTAATCAGTTAACAGGGTTTAATGAGCATACAGCGATTGCTGAAGAATTTGTTTCTTTGGTTGAAGAGGTGTAG
- a CDS encoding LytR/AlgR family response regulator transcription factor — MNVLIVEDDMLQRKSLKKMIQQIDKGINIYESADKDEALEITNIYSIDVFYVDICLNSSSGVDFAIEVRKIPKYEFSFIIFLTTHVEYLTKAFKEVHCYDYILKPYDMEDVVNMTKHFKSHIEKTNNKSEAKRYVIIEVKSGVNVKIYVDETIFIEVYLRKCMIHTVNGVFKVNNLPLSKILKIINCKNIVQCHKSFAVNVNYIKKIENVDSKLSEIYFENYDENAPLGYKFKNAIMEQFQ, encoded by the coding sequence ATGAATGTATTAATAGTAGAGGATGATATGCTGCAGAGAAAAAGTTTGAAAAAGATGATACAGCAAATAGATAAAGGTATAAATATATATGAATCTGCTGATAAAGATGAGGCTTTAGAAATTACAAACATCTATAGTATAGATGTTTTTTATGTGGATATATGTTTAAATAGTTCATCTGGAGTAGATTTCGCTATAGAAGTTAGGAAGATACCAAAATATGAGTTTAGTTTTATTATTTTCTTAACAACTCATGTTGAATATTTAACTAAGGCATTTAAAGAAGTACATTGTTATGATTACATTCTAAAACCATATGATATGGAAGATGTAGTGAACATGACAAAACACTTTAAATCTCATATTGAAAAAACAAATAATAAGTCCGAAGCAAAAAGATATGTAATAATTGAAGTCAAAAGTGGTGTAAATGTTAAAATATATGTTGATGAAACAATTTTTATAGAGGTATATCTTCGTAAATGTATGATACATACAGTAAATGGTGTTTTTAAAGTTAATAACTTACCGCTTAGTAAAATTCTTAAGATTATAAATTGTAAAAATATAGTTCAGTGTCATAAATCTTTTGCGGTGAACGTTAACTATATAAAAAAAATAGAGAATGTAGATAGTAAATTGAGTGAAATTTATTTCGAGAATTATGATGAAAATGCTCCTTTAGGTTATAAATTCAAAAATGCAATAATGGAACAATTTCAGTAA
- a CDS encoding sensor histidine kinase has translation MIIVLQYALVSFIELFIFMLLWSKFCLKDENNWLKNIFVILIEIIILIIINKTNVYVDFLIRCTSMIIFIKIIYKRSFIRTIVEFIVLSCVNMILQIILISCAHLVGFSYSGKYAMRIVFLFIELICTIIITRCNFSKIAKKVIKLDSKILYYFVINLGLYIILSKFIWEYNKNIILDNLLVYIFIIISMISLNIFLYYYIIKISEDKKVLEVQNMYKPILLDIVEETRRRQHDFKNYLNTINAIVEVSSEKEVKNELRKYIMSLKYSNDIIENIIYIENIIIKAIIYNKLCEADRLNVKFLFNVANNSLDNSLNDYEISDILNNLLDNAFQAVKNATKDKIVILNICEEGNDNIVEVKNSGRTIKPDNIENIFKRGFSTKKGDNRGYGLFNIKEIAKKRGSDIQLSFEDGYTVFKMSFNQISKRNKNSKRSKISL, from the coding sequence ATGATAATAGTGCTACAATATGCCTTAGTTAGTTTTATTGAATTGTTTATCTTTATGTTATTATGGTCAAAATTTTGTCTTAAGGATGAAAATAATTGGTTGAAAAATATATTTGTAATACTAATAGAAATAATTATACTAATCATAATAAACAAAACAAATGTTTATGTGGATTTTCTTATTCGATGCACGAGTATGATTATTTTTATTAAAATTATTTATAAGAGATCTTTTATAAGGACAATAGTGGAATTTATAGTATTATCGTGTGTAAATATGATTTTGCAAATAATTCTAATTAGTTGTGCACATTTAGTTGGATTTTCGTATTCTGGTAAATATGCAATGAGAATTGTTTTTCTTTTTATAGAATTAATTTGTACCATTATTATAACAAGATGCAACTTTAGTAAAATAGCAAAGAAAGTTATCAAATTGGACTCTAAGATACTATATTATTTTGTAATTAATTTAGGGTTATATATTATATTGTCTAAATTCATATGGGAATATAATAAAAACATAATATTAGATAATCTCTTAGTATATATATTTATTATAATATCAATGATATCGTTAAATATATTTCTATATTATTATATTATTAAAATAAGCGAGGATAAAAAGGTTTTGGAAGTTCAAAACATGTACAAGCCTATATTACTTGATATAGTAGAAGAGACAAGGCGGAGACAACATGATTTTAAAAATTATTTAAACACTATAAATGCAATAGTAGAAGTAAGTAGTGAAAAAGAGGTTAAAAATGAATTAAGAAAGTATATTATGTCACTTAAATATTCAAATGATATTATAGAAAACATCATATATATAGAAAATATTATAATTAAGGCTATAATATACAACAAACTCTGTGAGGCAGATAGATTAAATGTAAAATTCTTATTTAATGTGGCTAATAATTCATTGGATAATAGTTTAAATGATTATGAAATTTCAGATATACTAAATAATTTGCTTGATAATGCTTTTCAAGCTGTTAAAAATGCTACGAAGGATAAGATTGTTATATTAAATATATGTGAAGAAGGAAATGATAATATTGTGGAGGTTAAGAATAGTGGAAGAACAATAAAACCAGACAATATAGAAAATATATTTAAAAGAGGATTTTCAACTAAAAAAGGTGATAATAGAGGATATGGTCTTTTCAATATTAAAGAAATAGCTAAAAAAAGGGGTAGTGATATTCAATTATCATTTGAAGATGGTTATACTGTTTTTAAAATGTCATTTAATCAAATATCTAAAAGGAATAAAAACTCGAAGAGAAGTAAAATAAGCCTTTGA
- a CDS encoding PspA/IM30 family protein, with translation MGIFDRLGNSLKAGVNKIIDANEDTAALIDQAIRDKDASLNEAKSKSAVVFGNVKRLEREMNSAKEDMTNWESKIKLAIEKGNDELASKAIAKQKECEATSVSLSKSYNSAKITADSLKKSLVDLEDDLKDLRGKRDGLIARLKTAEAAQEVNAITANIKTKGNSIDLDRLERKIEEKECLAEGLGELKVDSLEDEFEALEKTSVSDDLAAYKAKYAKQ, from the coding sequence ATGGGAATATTTGATAGATTAGGAAATAGCCTAAAAGCAGGAGTTAACAAGATAATTGATGCAAATGAGGATACAGCAGCGCTTATAGACCAAGCCATAAGAGATAAAGATGCATCTTTAAATGAGGCAAAATCTAAATCAGCTGTAGTTTTTGGAAATGTAAAAAGACTTGAAAGAGAAATGAATTCAGCTAAAGAAGATATGACCAATTGGGAATCTAAAATAAAACTAGCTATAGAAAAAGGTAATGATGAATTAGCTAGTAAAGCAATTGCTAAACAAAAAGAATGTGAAGCTACTAGTGTTTCATTATCAAAATCTTATAATTCAGCTAAAATTACTGCAGATAGCTTGAAGAAAAGTTTGGTAGATTTAGAAGATGACTTAAAAGATTTAAGAGGCAAGAGAGATGGCTTAATAGCTAGACTTAAAACAGCAGAGGCTGCACAGGAAGTTAATGCAATTACAGCTAATATTAAAACAAAAGGTAATAGTATTGATTTAGATAGATTAGAACGTAAGATAGAGGAAAAAGAATGTTTAGCAGAAGGGTTAGGAGAACTCAAAGTTGATTCTTTAGAGGATGAATTTGAGGCACTCGAAAAAACATCTGTAAGTGATGATTTAGCGGCTTATAAAGCTAAATATGCTAAACAATAA
- a CDS encoding nitroreductase family protein: protein MEAIFNRRSIRKYEDRPIEKEKIEKLLRAAMQAPSAANQQPWEFLVIEDKEILKKLSEVSPYSKMVRTSAVTFVLLARKDGLLAPGCVPQDMGAASENLLLQAVELGLGAVWLGVASIDERMSYIKDLFNLPDNIEAFALIPVGYPDGQQNKFVDRFDKARVHYESYK from the coding sequence ATGGAAGCAATATTTAATAGAAGAAGCATAAGGAAATATGAGGATAGACCAATTGAAAAGGAAAAAATAGAAAAACTTTTAAGGGCTGCGATGCAGGCACCATCAGCAGCAAATCAACAACCTTGGGAATTCTTGGTTATTGAAGATAAAGAAATATTAAAAAAATTATCAGAAGTGAGTCCCTACTCAAAGATGGTTAGGACTTCAGCTGTAACATTTGTTCTTTTAGCTAGAAAAGATGGGTTATTAGCACCAGGTTGTGTACCCCAAGATATGGGAGCAGCATCAGAAAATCTTCTTTTACAAGCAGTAGAACTAGGACTTGGAGCAGTTTGGCTTGGGGTAGCATCTATTGATGAAAGAATGAGTTATATAAAGGATTTGTTTAACTTACCTGATAATATAGAAGCATTCGCATTAATTCCAGTAGGATATCCAGATGGTCAGCAAAATAAGTTTGTAGATAGATTTGATAAGGCAAGAGTTCATTATGAAAGTTATAAATAA